The stretch of DNA TGGCCAACGCATGATGATCGAGTTGACTGGAATTCCAGCTCACGCGGGCGTTGCCCCTCAGGCCGGTGCGAGCGCGATCGTGATGGCGGCCCGAGCGATCGCCGATTTGGACGAACGCGGTTGGCATGGCAAAATCGAAAACGAGTACGGCGTTGGTACCGCCAACGTGGGAGTGATTAATGGAGGCGACGCCACGAACGTCGTCACACCCAAGGTCACGATCCGAGCCGAGGCGCGCAGCCATGACGCGACGATGCGAACTCGTATCGTTTCCGAAATTGAAGCGGCCTTTGCTAAGGCCGCCGCAATGGTGACCAATGACAAGGGACATTCGGGCAGCTTAAAATTCGAATCACGAGTCGACTACGAATCGTTCAAGCTTGATGCTGAACATCCCTCCATCAAACTCGCTCACGATGCCGTGAAATCGGTCGGTCGAGAACCGTTCGTGGATGTGGCCAACGGAGGACTCGATGCGAATTGGCTGTTCCGTCATGGCATCGCAGCGGTCACGATGGGGTGCGGTCAACGCAACATTCACACCGCCGACGAGCGTTTGTCGATCGCCGACTATCAAGACGCGTGCAAAATCGCTACTCAGTTAATCACGGTATCGAACCAATAGTCCCGTCACAGTGTCGAATGAACCTGTCGAGTCCTGATTGCGTGACATGATCACTTGTCATGGTCAGACCTCACCTTGCTTGGTCACTCCATCATCCGTCACTCCATCGTCCTAGGAACGAAACGCTCATGAACGATGACGACGAACTGTGCTTATGCTTTCATATAACTCGGCGTAAGGTCGCGCAGTACATTCGCGTGAATCGACCCAAGGTGCCCAGTCAGCTTTCAGAGTGTTACGGAGCGGGGACGGGGTGTGGGTGGTGTCGACCATTCTTAAAGCGATTGTTGGACGACGCCGAGGCAAAAGAGCCCTTGCCGGACGCTCAATCCTACGCGGCGGAACGGGCAAAGTACCGTCAAAAGTCCGGCGATCGTCCACCTAAATAAGATCGCAGTCTCAACTTTCGAACTCAGCTGGTCCGACCGACGTACAGCCTGATACACTGCGGTCAGTAGGCTCCGCTTTTTCTTAACACATGTTCCTTTCGCACGACGGGTTTTTGAATGTCCAATCGTCTCACGCTTTCCTTGTTGCTCGGCTTTGTCGCTCTTGGTGGCCTAACGCTAAGTGGGTGCAATTCCAGCTCTCCGACCACCCCGCCGACTGCATCGACGAGCGACGACCATGGTCACGACGATCATGATCATGACGATCACGAAGGGCATGACCACGGTGATCACGAGGGACACGATCACGGCGACCATAGCCACGACTTTTCTACCCTTGGTGACGCCGTCGCCGAAGTTGAAGAACTCAGTGGCGAAATCGGGGCAGCCTTTGAGAAAGGCGATCCTGAATCGGCTCACGACGCACTTCATCACATCGGCGACGTCCTCGGCGCGACCGAACAACTTGTCAAAAAGAGTGAGCTTGCCACTGAGGATCAAGCCGTTGCCACCGCCGCAGTGGAGAACCTGTTTGATTCATTCGCAGCCATTGACGAAAAAATGCACGGGCATGACGGTAGCGATTTCAGTGAAGTCAAAGACACAATCGAGTCTGCGATTGCGACGTTGAAACTTACCGCCGAAAAAATCAAGAAGTAGAACGATATGCTCATTCAATCCCTTCGTGCAACCGCTCATCCTGTCGCATTGATCTTGGCTGCAGCCATTACTATTGGCGTGGCCGGATGCGGAGGCGAATCAACGTCGATGAGCGAAAACTCATCATCGGCGTTCGCCGAAATCAAGAATGCGGTTTGGTCGGATACACCGATCGAAGGCGACATCGTGAGCCCTACTGACGTCAAGGATTTTGAAACGCCCGGACCGCAAAATGTAACGCTGGCCGGGCGCATCGATGCAGGCGAACTCGAAGTATTCGATCAGTCCAATGCGACGTTCATTCTCTCGCAATTACCCGACGAAAGCCACGGCAATGGCGATCCCGATCACGCTGACAATTGCCCCTTCTGCCAACGCAAGCTAAAGAATGCGCCGAAGGCGATTGTTCGAATCACCGACGACCAAGGCAATCCGTTGCCGATCGCCGCAGATGATCTATTGGGTCTAAAGAAGGATGACGTCGTCGTTGTTTCCGGCGAAGCCTACTTTGACAAGACTTTAAATATGGTCATGGTGAAGGCCAATAAGATTGCTAAGCGATAGGTCGGTGTTACCGTCGCGCGTCTGAAGTGCTTGCGAGAAGCATGGTGCTTGCGAGAAGGCGACACTGGTAAGAGTGCATCGCTGGCAAAAAGTTGTGCCACCAAGCGTTTCGCGCGTTTGGTGTTTGCTGAGCCAACTTGGATTTTCATCAACCAATTTGAGGTTACCTGTGCAATGTTTCACAATGTCTTTTGCTTGAAATTGCTTGTACGGTGACGTCGTAACTCCTAGTTTGAATCGTGCCACTAGTGTGGTTATCGAGTTCTTATCTACTAGGAGAGGTTGCCGATGTCCTTACTCAATGCCATGTCTCAACGTTCTGTGATCAGATCTGCTGACGAGATCATGCGTCGCAAGCTTGTCACACTTTCCGCTACCGACGATCTCTTTCACTCGGTTGGACGACTGTTAAGCGACAACATTTCCGGTGCACCGGTTGTTGATCAAGACAGAAACTATTTGGGTGTGCTTTCCGAGAAATGCTGCATCACAGCGCTAACGGATCCTGTCGAAGTGGCAAGCGAAGTCGGCTTGCATGTGGTTCAAGTTCGCGAGTTCATGGTGGCGGATCTTGTCACGTTAGATGGCGAGATGGATGTCTTTGACGCAATCGACCACTTGCTGTCACACCGCATCTCTGGGGCTCCGGTGACCGATAAGAATGGTCGGTTCCGAGGTATCTTCTCTGAAAAAACCGCTATGCGTGTGTTGTCGGCGGCACTGCTCGACGGGTTGCCCGGAACAAAGGTGGAATCGTACATGAACGTCGATCAGAATCGTATTATCAACGAGGGTGACCTATTGATCGACGTCGCTCACAAGTTTCAAAATACGCCATACCGCCGCTTGCCGGTTCTGCGCAACGGGCAACTAATCGGGCAAGTGAGTCGTCGAGACGTGCTGCGTGCGGAACATCGCTTGGCCGCCGAAGTGATAGGACGGGGAAACAAGCCTGGGGTTAGTGAGCGGCTTCGGCGTGCGATCGAACCCAAGCAGGTCGGCGATTGCATGGACACCGAGGCATTGACGACACCACCAACGACGGACTTGCTCGGTATCGCACAAGTCTTCCTCAATTCGCCTTATCGACGGTTGCCCGTCGTTGAACACGGCAAGTTGCTTGGAATGATTAGCCGTCGCGATTTGTTGCAGGCCGCAGCGTCAATCATGACTCCCGCTAAGAAGCGTGGCCAAGCTGAAACGCTGTACCTGAGCGGGCTCTACGCATCTCCACCACCGTCAATCGGTTGAAAAGCGTTCGGCGATCCGAGTGAGGGACGGCAACTGGCTTCTGCGGTAAAGCCAGTTGCGGTGAAGCTAAGTGCCGTATAGCCAAATGCGGTGAAGCCAGTTGAAAGTAGGCCGAGTGCGCTTAGTTCAGTTGGCCAATGAACTCACTGTCGGCGAAAACTGAATCGCGAACTTCGTCACGGTCGTGATGAGCAATTTGCTGCGGTGCTAGAACAAACTCTGCCTCGCTTGAACCGTCGTTGCTGATGCGAGCGAGTTGATTGATCACGCGAAGTGCATCGAGCGCGGTGACGGAACCGTCATCGTTTTGGTCGTAATAGAAACCCGGCCAAGGGTCGACGGAGGTTGGATCATTCAGAACACCCGTGGCCATGTCGGAATAGCTTCCGCGAGCCAGTTCGTTGATGATCACCAACGCGTCGCCGGCGGTCACTTCGCCATTGTTGTTAACGTCGCTAGGCGAAGCGATATTGTGCCATCCGCTGCCAAAGTTGGCTTGGACAAAGGTTCCAAGCGGGTTGGCTAGATCGTTCAAGCGTACGGTCGTGAAGAACGTTTCTGCAATGATTTCTGGATCACCCATCCGCCACAAATTGGGTTCGGTAAACATGAGGCGATCTTCTGCACCGCCAAAGACGACCACCCCGCCCGCATCAGGATCCATTTCACGAAGTGCTGTTGGGGCGATCACCACGTTTTGAATTCCTGCATCGGAAATATCAATCGCTTCGACGCTTTCTAAGTTGATGATTCCTGAGGTGTCGAGTGTAAGATCACCAACCACTCGCACTGTATTAACGCGATCGCCGCCATCGAACCGAAGTCCCGACTCGGGAACCGAGTGTCCACCGGTTTGATCAATGGTGAGTACATTACTGAATTCATCACCGACAATGTCGTAACGGCCGATGGCACCACGGGGTGCCCGGAAAATTTCTAAGCTGCCACGCTTGACGATGAATTCTGTGTCTGTCGATTCCAAGTTGATACGACTTCCGGCGATCGCAATCGCAGCAGTCGCCGTCAAACTTCCGTCGGTGATCTCTACCGCGTAATCTTCAACCTCACCGTCATCCGCGCCGCCGGTTGGTAAGAGCCCGCCCGTAGTACTGACTCTAAAACGCGCGTAACTGGTTCCAGCGACAGCATTGGCGGGAACGACAAATGGGATGAAATTTTCACCGGCAACCAAGTCGATGCTGATTTGGTTGCCAAGATGTTCCGTCGTTTGATCGAACGTTCCATTGCCATCGAAATCAATCCACGCGTCGAGCTTGGCAGCCTGAGATACGTTGACACTTAATGTGGCCAGAGTTGGTGATACCGGGGACCTAATGATGGATGTGTTGAAGACAACCCCGTCGTCACCCGAATCGGAATCCGCCGTATCACTTGGCTGACCGTTGACCTCGGTTGTTATAGCGGAACCCAAGAATGGACCGTCGACAACTTCGGTGTGAAACGGCCCGTCGTCATCCGTCAATGTACCGTAGCTTGGTGGTGCGTCCCCGTGATCCGCCTGACCCACCACATCAATTTCCACCGACAACGTGCTGGTGGTGAAGTTGACCAAGTCGTCGGGAGTAAACACAAGCGAGAGCACTTGGTTGTTGCCTTGGTCTAGCAGCGTGCCACTTGCGGGTGTGTAGACGAACGTGCCTGGGATGTGTGCGGTCGCATTAAGCTGGACTTCGTCGATCGCTGTACCCACGAAGATGTTGGCTGGTTGATTCCAGACGATGATTGCTTCGGCGGGTGGCTGTAATTCGATGGCGCCCATGTCAGCGCGCTCATTGCCAAATTCCTCCGAGAAGCGATTGAACGGTAGGTCACGTTGATCGCTCGCCAAGACAGCACCGTCTTTGTCCATCGCTAACGCGTTGCTGGCCAAATTAATTGCGGGGCTATCCGCAGCAAGCGAATGCGATTGAGTAGGTCCACCATTGCTCGCCAAAGGCAACAGCTTTGCGTCAATGATTCCTGCTCCATCGACGGATCCTACCAAACG from Rubripirellula amarantea encodes:
- a CDS encoding GEVED domain-containing protein — translated: MNSRPPIARKRRRRLSLETLDSRRVLAAIAVTTVADTIDGADNQTSLREAIIEANASAGADTITFEGDLFAGAAQIDLVMGEFEITDSVTITGPGSSQLTIDAQGLSRVFNIESGASDVTLGGLTTTNTRTLGTNGFTDGVPNTTYNGGAIRIVSGGTTTLNDFVTTLSSTQGFGSHGGAVYVRGGTLELNDTVISQSRTLGPSANGGAIASFGTDITANRTNLTDNLVEGNQSTGGAVYMTNISSLTFSDGVIQDNQTSGEAARGGAIYSEASNLLIRGSIVTGNQTSLADSLGGAISTVGGSLSIETTQVTGNHTDGGNSPGGAISIINTNTSILNSLFADNETAGQASHGGGINIDGSPIAIVNSTFSNNRSHAENTQGGGIRLGNQTSATITHATFTLNVSGEAGSGIYVADSATNAEVNNSIIAGNLVDANNVNSSLTPDLDGPADSNKLVVRYSLIGDNRGSGLVEAQTPDAEGRLVGSVDGAGIIDAKLLPLASNGGPTQSHSLAADSPAINLASNALAMDKDGAVLASDQRDLPFNRFSEEFGNERADMGAIELQPPAEAIIVWNQPANIFVGTAIDEVQLNATAHIPGTFVYTPASGTLLDQGNNQVLSLVFTPDDLVNFTTSTLSVEIDVVGQADHGDAPPSYGTLTDDDGPFHTEVVDGPFLGSAITTEVNGQPSDTADSDSGDDGVVFNTSIIRSPVSPTLATLSVNVSQAAKLDAWIDFDGNGTFDQTTEHLGNQISIDLVAGENFIPFVVPANAVAGTSYARFRVSTTGGLLPTGGADDGEVEDYAVEITDGSLTATAAIAIAGSRINLESTDTEFIVKRGSLEIFRAPRGAIGRYDIVGDEFSNVLTIDQTGGHSVPESGLRFDGGDRVNTVRVVGDLTLDTSGIINLESVEAIDISDAGIQNVVIAPTALREMDPDAGGVVVFGGAEDRLMFTEPNLWRMGDPEIIAETFFTTVRLNDLANPLGTFVQANFGSGWHNIASPSDVNNNGEVTAGDALVIINELARGSYSDMATGVLNDPTSVDPWPGFYYDQNDDGSVTALDALRVINQLARISNDGSSEAEFVLAPQQIAHHDRDEVRDSVFADSEFIGQLN
- a CDS encoding M20/M25/M40 family metallo-hydrolase gives rise to the protein MSELNHEVSVDPVAALDRFLDLAKIPGISGQEADVAARIVESLRAAGLPESQIQFDDANTRTRISGNCGNLIVTLPGNGRGPRTMLSAHMDTVPICVGSEPVIEGDEVISAAATGLGADDRSGCAAILTAVIERLKRGDENFSPAVVCFLIQEEIGLEGAKNLSVDRVGQVDQAFNFDGGTVEKLTIGAIGGQRMMIELTGIPAHAGVAPQAGASAIVMAARAIADLDERGWHGKIENEYGVGTANVGVINGGDATNVVTPKVTIRAEARSHDATMRTRIVSEIEAAFAKAAAMVTNDKGHSGSLKFESRVDYESFKLDAEHPSIKLAHDAVKSVGREPFVDVANGGLDANWLFRHGIAAVTMGCGQRNIHTADERLSIADYQDACKIATQLITVSNQ
- a CDS encoding (2Fe-2S)-binding protein → MNDDDELCLCFHITRRKVAQYIRVNRPKVPSQLSECYGAGTGCGWCRPFLKRLLDDAEAKEPLPDAQSYAAERAKYRQKSGDRPPK
- a CDS encoding CBS domain-containing protein, which encodes MSLLNAMSQRSVIRSADEIMRRKLVTLSATDDLFHSVGRLLSDNISGAPVVDQDRNYLGVLSEKCCITALTDPVEVASEVGLHVVQVREFMVADLVTLDGEMDVFDAIDHLLSHRISGAPVTDKNGRFRGIFSEKTAMRVLSAALLDGLPGTKVESYMNVDQNRIINEGDLLIDVAHKFQNTPYRRLPVLRNGQLIGQVSRRDVLRAEHRLAAEVIGRGNKPGVSERLRRAIEPKQVGDCMDTEALTTPPTTDLLGIAQVFLNSPYRRLPVVEHGKLLGMISRRDLLQAAASIMTPAKKRGQAETLYLSGLYASPPPSIG